The Globicephala melas chromosome 20, mGloMel1.2, whole genome shotgun sequence genome contains a region encoding:
- the LOC115842690 gene encoding LOW QUALITY PROTEIN: uncharacterized protein (The sequence of the model RefSeq protein was modified relative to this genomic sequence to represent the inferred CDS: inserted 1 base in 1 codon; deleted 2 bases in 1 codon), protein MLRRLARAATQQQRALWARGSGSQAGIPTHVVDLRIDTVTKPGPAMRRSMAEAVVGDDYGEDPTVRELQATAAELLGVKQTLFVPTNTMANLISVMYHCQRRGSPLLLGQECHLHVQEQGGVAQIAGAHSHPLPDLPHGTLDLAELEGLVARSLGSRSHPVCELICLEDAHSSSGGRVLPIEFLREVHLLARSYGVQVHLDGARLMNAAVALCMPPARIVERCDSVSLCFSKGLGATVGALVGGPKGFTEEAWRLRKALRGGMRQVGVLAVAALVGLTDAEEVLLKDHQNAQRFARGXXXXXXXVCSTDLTTVETNMVMVRVDGLLPEELCQRLQTVSADEVAQTGHAVRVLLXPWTERSVRAVWHRDVSAEDTKLALGKWAFVLRALRMG, encoded by the exons ATGCTCCGCAGACTGGCCCGGGCTGCGACCCAGCAGCAGAGGGCCCTCTGGGCGCGGGGATCTGGGAGCCAGGCGGGGATCCCGACGCACGTGGTGGACCTGCGCATCGACACGGTTACCAAGCCCGGGCCGGCCATGAGGCGCTCCATGGCCGAGGCGGTTGTGGGGGACGACTACGGCGAGGACCCCACCGTCCGCG AGCTTCAGGCCACGGCTGCGGAGCTGCTCGGGGTGAAGCAGACCCTGTTCGTGCCCACAAACACCATGGCCAACCTCATCTCTG TGATGTATCACTGCCAGCGCCGGGGCTCCCCGCTCCTCCTTGGGCAGGAGTGCCACCTCCACGTCCAGGAGCAGGGCGGGGTGGCTCAG ATCGCTGGGGCgcactcccaccccctcccagacCTGCCCCATGGCACCCTGGACCTGGCTGAGCTGGAGGGGCTGGTTGCACGGAGCCTTGGGAGCCGCTCCCACCCGGTCTGTGAGCTCATTTGCCTGGAGGACGCCCACAGCAGCTCAGGGGGCCGGGTGCTCCCCATCGAGT TCCTCAGGGAG gtgcacctgctgGCCCGGAGCTATGGGGTCCAGGTTCACCTGGATGGGGCCCGGTTGATGAACGCCGCGGTGGCTCTGTGCATGCCCCCTGCCCGCATCGTGGAGCGCTGTGATtctgtgtctctctgtttctccaaG gGCCTCGGCGCAACAGTGGGGGCCCTGGTTGGGGGACCCAAGGGCTTCACTGAAGAAGCCTGGCGCCTCCGGAAAGCCCTGCGTGGGGGGATGCGCCAGGTGGGGGTGCTGGCTGTAGCTGCCCTGGTGGGACTGACTGACGCTGAGGAAGTGCTGCTGAAGGACCACCAGAACGCCCAGAGGTTTGCCAGAGG NNNNNNNNNNNNNNNNNNNNNTGTCTGCTCCACGGATCTCACCACCGTAGAGACGAACATG GTGATGGTGAGGGTGGATGGGCTGCTGCCCGAGGAGCTGTGCCAGCGCCTGCAGACCGTGAGCGCTGACGAGGTGGCCCAGACTGGCCACGCGGTGCGTGTGCTGC TCCCCTGGACTGAGCGGTCAGTGCGAGCCGTGTGGCACCGTGACGTCTCTGCAGAGGACACCAAGCTGGCGCTGGGAAAGTGGGCGTTCGTGCTGAGGGCCCTGAGGATGGGGTGA